From Aricia agestis chromosome 1, ilAriAges1.1, whole genome shotgun sequence:
GACAAAGGTGTCTCTTGATCCGATGGCACTGAACAGAattcctgaacctttaaagataaaagtttggaaattgcaggaTCGCTTAGATAATAATTGcaagcatttatttattttagacgtgggagagccgtgcttcggcacggatgcccataccctattcccttccctacccttttatcctattccctcataaaaggccggcaacgcacctgcagctcttctgatgctgcaagtgtccatgggcgacggaagttgctttccatcaggtgacacgtttgctcgtttgcatccttatttcatttaaaaaaaaaaaagcaattaccacaaaattacgcttacagtaggtaacataatattgtgaataaCATGTAGGTAGTCGTTCTGTgttaaaatacaaagaaaaaatacaccttttttTACCaagcattatttattttttatttttttaattatatttatatgtttaTGAAGAAAATTTTTCcacctgtcatgactttcttgacgcactatttAAATttgccatggttatatagccaaagtgccataataaaaaaaaggctgtcaaatgtcaatgtcataaCTGTCAAATTCGAGCGTGCCGCTATGTCGAAGTAGCGTCGCgtgtgataaaaatattatttttaattttatgattggtttttaaaataaatttgtgcAGTAAAAGGGAAAAAACAGTGTAGTTTTTCGAAAATGTTGGTTTTATTTGAGACACCGGCGGGTTACGCTATTTTTAAGGTATGATAACACGTGTTGATCCTAACCTATAAGTCATGCTTTTCGgaattaattttgtttgttattttattatgaaacataGTAATAGTTGAAATACCGTTTTATTACTTTCAttctcaataaatatttatgctTACCGTCTCGTTTACTGTATAATTTACCTCCAAAAGTTAacatttgtaatttgtattgttTGGTTACCAAATGTATGACATTAACTTCTAACCATGCGTTTTTTGTGTTCCAACCTTTTGAAATcattcatatttatttacaacatGCATAATAAACAATTCAATCAATGTTGATGCagtaattacaataattgtattGTTTTGTTGTAGTTACTGGATGAGTCCAAGTTATCCAAAATCGAGGACCTGTACACTGAGTTCAACACACCAGAAGGAGCTGCTTCAGTGTGagtatattatttcatattctttttaacccatccatcgtgggtatagcagacacaaaagattttcaattgttatgctggcagccggctgctgcttggggcttgataggttaatcCGAAGTTTAATTGTTGAAAGTAAGTCAAACAACCCTTACCTTAGGTAAACCAACTGGGTGGTCCCCGGCAACCCTTGGTTTAGACTTTAGTGTGAGTATGTCCTGAAATCTATATTTCAGGACATACTCACACTAAAGTCTAAACCaagtggttcttaacctttcagtcatgagggaccattttaccaaatgtttgtctTGCCGGGGACCACCCAGTTGGTTTACCTAAGGTAAGGGttgtttgataaagaaaacTAGGACAAATTTATAGTTAGCactcatttattttttatttggcaaaaatctaaaagtaacagattttaatttagtgtgatttttgtgactgaTACTCTACAAACTTCTGAattctcacatattattattaggatggCTTCACTTCACCACTTGGAATGCTTCCAGGGACCaccagtggtccgcggaccactggtGGTCCCTGGAAGTACCCTTGTATATAATTAAGATTATAATGTATCCAGGTCACTTTATTATcctaattattatatgtatacttacaAGGGTTTCTAGTTTTGTACTATACTAATAATGTGTTGTTTCATAGGATGTTAATAATAGTTTAATGTGtacctactataataatattataagagatttataatatgtatagatgattGGTTAATCTCatttaacattattaaatatatttttttaatgtaaaatagaTGCTTCtgcattttatttcattttttatcttAGACAGTAATGTTTTGTTGTAGTGTCAAGCTAAAGAACTTCATAAAGTTTGAGGACACCACAGAGGCTCTGGCAGCTACCACAGCTGCTATTGAAGGGAAAGTCTCTAAAACACTGAAGAAAGCCCTCAAGAAACATGTTTGTAAAGAGGTGCAGGACCAGCTGCTTGTTGGGGATGCCAAACTCGGAAGTGCCATCAAAGAGAAGTTTGACCTGCAGTGCGTCTCCAACTCCAATGTCCAGGAGCTGCTCAGGTGCATCAGATCACAGATGGACAGTCTCCTGACCGGCTTACCAAAGAAAGAAATGACTGCCATGGCTCTCGGTCTGGCTCATTCCCTGTCCCGATACAAGCTCAAATTCTCCCCGGACAAAATTGACACCATGATCGTACAAGCCCAATGCCTGCTAGATGACTTAGACAAGGAGCTCAATAACTACATAATGAGATGCCGGGAGTGGTACGGCTGGCACTTCCCCGAGCTGGGAAAAATCATCACTGACAACACGCTGTTCGTGAAAATAGTGAAGTTAATAGGCACAAGGGATAACGCTTCCAAGACAGATCTCTCAGACATTCTGTCCGAAGACCTAGAGGAGAAAGTCAAGGAGGCCGCAGAAATATCTATGGGTACTGAGATTTCTGAAGATGATATTGTGAACATTCAAAACTTGTGTGACGAAATCATCTCCATCACAGACTACAGAGCCCACCTCACAGACTATTTGAAGGCGAGGATGATGGCGATGGCACCCAACCTGACCGTGCTTATCGGTGAGCACATCGGTGCCAGACTCATAGCCCACGCTGGCTCACTGATGAACCTCGCCAAGCACCCGGCCTCCACTGTACAAATATTTGGTGCCGAGAAGGCACTATTCAGAGCTTTAAAAACCAAGAAAGATACTCCTAAGTATGGTCTCATTTACCACGCTCAGCTGGTCGGCCAATGCAGTACAAAGAATAAGGGAAAAATGTCTCGAATGTTGGCGGCGAAAGCAGCTCTGGCGACGCGTGTGGATGCTTTCGGTGATGACGTGTCGTTCGAGATGGGGGCAGAACACAAGGTCAAGCTGGAGAACAAGCTGAGGCTGCTGGAGGAGGGCAACTTGAGGAGGATCAGCGGCACCGGCAAGGCCAAGGCCAAGTTTGAAAAATACCACAGCAAATCGTAAAtactttcgatttttttttgttttatatatttttagaactttctTTAAGTTTTTGTCTCACATATGAAATTAAGGTTATCACatgtttatttttacaaaattgacTTAAATGTTGACATCAATATCAGACACTATATTAGCTTTATTTTAACATACTAATGCATAAAGCTATCCTAATGTTTATAACACCCGTCTCACCCCAACAGTGAGATTCACCAGTACCCAGTAGCAGCTGACAGCACGATTGGCAAGAAACCCGTCAAGAGGGAGCACTCGCCAGATGAGGATGAACAGTCCGCCTCCAAGAAGATCAAAACAGAAGATGGTGCTGAAGATGTA
This genomic window contains:
- the LOC121725398 gene encoding nucleolar protein 58 → MLVLFETPAGYAIFKLLDESKLSKIEDLYTEFNTPEGAASVVKLKNFIKFEDTTEALAATTAAIEGKVSKTLKKALKKHVCKEVQDQLLVGDAKLGSAIKEKFDLQCVSNSNVQELLRCIRSQMDSLLTGLPKKEMTAMALGLAHSLSRYKLKFSPDKIDTMIVQAQCLLDDLDKELNNYIMRCREWYGWHFPELGKIITDNTLFVKIVKLIGTRDNASKTDLSDILSEDLEEKVKEAAEISMGTEISEDDIVNIQNLCDEIISITDYRAHLTDYLKARMMAMAPNLTVLIGEHIGARLIAHAGSLMNLAKHPASTVQIFGAEKALFRALKTKKDTPKYGLIYHAQLVGQCSTKNKGKMSRMLAAKAALATRVDAFGDDVSFEMGAEHKVKLENKLRLLEEGNLRRISGTGKAKAKFEKYHSKSEIHQYPVAADSTIGKKPVKREHSPDEDEQSASKKIKTEDGAEDVKPKKEKKIKTEVKEEAEEQNGTEPTSEKKKKKKKKSEEEVKQEPADDTEEPKSEKKKKKKRQSQMEE